A window of the Gossypium hirsutum isolate 1008001.06 chromosome A05, Gossypium_hirsutum_v2.1, whole genome shotgun sequence genome harbors these coding sequences:
- the LOC107916166 gene encoding WRKY transcription factor 71: protein MELNRDDHLDFEDFLVLPHLETHKEPAAACSSLKAKPSITLSPVNGSCRDLPSNTLCVDYMLQQNYEGYVMERMEGEAAGKVKVAFRTRSCLEIMDDGYKWRKYGKKKIKNNPNPRHYYRCSMEGCKVKKRVEREREDEQFVITTYEGKHNHENPAAATSLPAHQNLLRYH, encoded by the exons ATGGAGCTTAACAGGGATGATCACCTAGACTTTGAAGATTTTCTAGTTCTACCTCACCTTGAAACTCACAAGGAACCTGCCGCTGCTTGTTCTTCTCTTAAAGCTAAACCCTCCATCACTCTTTCTCCAGTCAATGGCAGCTGCCGGGACCTTCCAAGCAATACCTTATGTGTAGATTATATGTTGCAACA AAATTATGAGGGTTATGTTATGGAGAGAATGGAGGGGGAGGCTGCGGGGAAGGTTAAAGTTGCATTCAGAACCAGATCTTGTCTTGAGATAATGGATGATGGGTACAAATGGAGAAAATATGGGAAGAAGAAGATTAAGAATAACCCTAACCCAAG GCACTATTACCGGTGCTCAATGGAAGGATGCAAGGTGAAGAAAAGGGTGGAAAGGGAAAGAGAAGATGAGCAGTTTGTGATAACAACCTACGAGGGGAAGCATAACCATGAAAACCCAGCTGCTGCAACCTCTCTACCTGCGCATCAGAATCTCCTACGCTACCATTAA
- the LOC121229005 gene encoding uncharacterized protein, producing METENSKETGEIEPLLQDPRDEPKSEANPNPNPSTVKTRVPEVEIRLYRQGKGPIDVFKSSLGGWDQNQLEVRDILDKYGLKSIYAFSPQSGRGVPIRFHPRNGRSILGYKDGSVVHIDGEPQDSLIKPVTKVLVGVAAITLLITLVAKDTPEWMKKLKISGGDFPPWLLACVVIVFTRMRKRTKNFFKKFGW from the exons ATGGAAACAGAAAATTCTAAAGAAACCGGTGAAATCGAACCACTCTTACAGGACCCAAGGGATGAGCCTAAATCCGAAGCCAACCCCAACCCGAATCCGAGCACCGTGAAGACGAGAGTCCCCGAAGTAGAGATCCGATTGTATCGACAAGGCAAGGGTCCGATCGACGTGTTCAAGTCGAGCTTGGGTGGATGGGACCAGAACCAGCTTGAGGTTCGAGACATACTCGACAAATACGGCTTGAAATCGATTTACGCTTTCAGTCCCCAGTCGGGTCGTGGCGTCCCAATCCGCTTTCATCCCAGAAATGGGAGGTCTATTCTTGGATACAAGGACGGATCGGTGGTTCACATTGACGGCGAGCCACAG GATTCATTAATCAAACCTGTAACCAAGGTCTTGGTAGGAGTAGCAGCTATTACACTTCTGATAACTCTGGTAGCAAAGGATACTCCGGAATGGATGAAGAAACTAAAGATTTCGGGCGGAGATTTCCCTCCTTGGCTCCTCGCTTGTGTAGTTATCGTGTTTACACGCATGAGGAAGAGAACGAAGAATTTCTTTAAGAAGTTTGGTTGGTGA